A region from the Nitrososphaerales archaeon genome encodes:
- a CDS encoding DNA topoisomerase I, whose protein sequence is MKWKTLEHNGVAFPPAYEPRGFKIRIRGKTIALNAEQEEMAVAWAKKKDTPYVQDPVFAENFVKDFLKLFPEELHDAKINDIDFGEIYAWVDKEKNAVLDKDTKKKRAAERKKVREELKAKYGTAKVDGQPFDIANWMVEPPGIFMGRGKHPLRGKWKPRVHPKDITLNLGEDAKVPDGDWGKIVHDHDSMWLARWVDRLTGKEKYVWLSDAATLRQERDKAKYDKASKLAQQISKVVNKIYDAMESRDEKERKIATVCYLIYKLAMRVGDEKDPDEADTVGATTLRVEHIKLNGQAIEFDFLGKDSVRWQKSIELNGRDRTVYENMKAFVSGKKPDELIFSGITSRHVNTFLSSIVPGLSAKVFRTYLATEIVRNYLSGVNGKIAKSSEFVKIYHAKMANLQAAIACNHKKAPAKNFEQMLEKKRERVKKLEESRPKTEKQVEKLKERKEKAELQLKLAEATKDYNLGTSLRNYIDPRVIKSWADHVGLDWKKIYTSALQRKFMWVEKEAPSWQKIVVKAR, encoded by the coding sequence TAGAACACAATGGAGTTGCATTCCCTCCAGCGTACGAGCCTAGGGGATTCAAGATAAGGATCAGAGGCAAGACCATAGCCCTTAATGCAGAGCAGGAGGAGATGGCTGTCGCCTGGGCCAAGAAGAAAGATACCCCGTATGTTCAGGACCCTGTTTTTGCTGAGAACTTTGTCAAGGACTTCCTTAAGCTATTCCCAGAGGAATTGCATGATGCTAAGATAAACGATATTGACTTTGGCGAGATCTATGCATGGGTCGATAAGGAGAAGAATGCAGTTTTGGACAAGGATACGAAGAAGAAGCGTGCCGCGGAGAGGAAGAAGGTTAGGGAGGAATTGAAGGCCAAGTACGGCACAGCCAAGGTTGATGGTCAGCCATTTGATATTGCTAACTGGATGGTCGAACCACCAGGGATATTCATGGGAAGGGGAAAGCACCCGTTGCGTGGCAAGTGGAAGCCAAGGGTTCACCCTAAAGATATTACATTGAACCTTGGAGAAGATGCAAAGGTACCGGATGGAGACTGGGGCAAGATAGTGCATGATCATGATTCCATGTGGCTCGCCAGATGGGTAGACAGGCTAACAGGAAAGGAGAAGTATGTCTGGCTTTCCGATGCTGCAACGCTGCGGCAGGAGCGTGACAAGGCCAAGTACGACAAGGCCAGCAAACTTGCCCAGCAGATCAGTAAGGTAGTTAACAAGATCTATGATGCAATGGAGTCAAGGGACGAGAAGGAACGAAAGATTGCAACCGTGTGCTACCTCATCTACAAACTTGCAATGAGGGTAGGTGACGAGAAGGACCCTGACGAAGCGGATACCGTTGGCGCAACGACGCTGCGTGTAGAGCATATAAAATTGAATGGCCAAGCAATAGAGTTTGATTTCCTAGGTAAGGACAGCGTTAGGTGGCAGAAGAGCATAGAGCTGAATGGGAGAGATAGAACAGTGTATGAAAATATGAAGGCATTTGTAAGTGGGAAGAAGCCTGATGAACTCATATTTTCGGGCATAACCTCAAGGCATGTAAACACTTTTCTGAGCAGCATAGTGCCTGGGTTGAGCGCAAAGGTGTTCAGAACCTACTTGGCTACAGAAATAGTTAGAAACTATCTTTCAGGCGTTAACGGGAAGATTGCAAAGAGTTCCGAGTTTGTGAAGATATACCATGCCAAGATGGCCAACCTGCAGGCAGCAATAGCATGTAACCACAAAAAGGCACCGGCTAAGAATTTTGAGCAGATGTTGGAGAAGAAGCGTGAGAGGGTTAAGAAGCTGGAAGAGAGCAGGCCCAAAACAGAAAAGCAGGTCGAAAAGCTGAAGGAGAGGAAGGAGAAAGCCGAGTTGCAGCTCAAGTTGGCAGAGGCCACAAAGGACTACAACCTAGGAACATCGCTACGCAACTACATAGACCCAAGGGTTATCAAGTCGTGGGCAGATCACGTTGGTCTTGACTGGAAGAAGATCTATACCAGCGCGCTTCAGAGAAAGTTCATGTGGGTGGAGAAGGAAGCGCCCAGCTGGCAGAAGATAGTTGTCAAGGCTCGCTAG